The DNA region ACACATAACCAAGTTCCTTGCAATGATCTCTAAACAATTTTGTGATTCTATCTTAGAACAATTTATATTATTTCTTTCTGTAGATCGAGGATTGAGTAGGAATTCTATATCTGCTTATTGCCAAGATATCACGTTGTTTCTAAAAATCAATGCCTTAGAATCTTGCGATCATATTTCACAAGAAACTGTTCTTCACTTCGTAGAGGAGTTACATCAAAGAAAAGAAGCTGAGACCACCTTAGCCCGACGACTAATTTCTTTAAAAGTGTTCTTTCATTTCTTGAAAGACGCTAAGTATCTTTCGGTTACTCCCATTATAGAGCATCCCAAAATTTGGAAACGCTTACCTTCTGTTTTATCGATAGAAGAAGTTAATGCTCTATTATCCGTACCTACAAAACTGCGGAATATATCCCCCATGCTTAGATTCAGAGATTCAGCAATCCTCAACACTCTTTACTCTACAGGCATTCGTGTTTCAGAACTCTGCGGACTGTGCATTAGTGATGTTAACGACGAATTTATCCGCGTGACGGGTAAAGGGTCTAAAACTCGCCTTGTACCTTTAGGTCGCTTGGCAATGGATGCTATTGACCGTTACCTTTTTCCATTTCGAGAACAACTTCAGAAAAATAACTCCGAAGAAAATCACCTTTTTCTAACATCCAAAGGCAAAAAAATTGACCGTTCATGCGTGTGGAGAAGGATTCAAATCTATGCCAGTCATATCACTACCAAGCGCATCTCCCCTCATTCCTTAAGACATGCGTTCGCTACACACCTTTTAAATAATAAAGCAGACCTACGAATCATCCAAGAAATGCTGGGGCATGCACGCATTTCTTCTACCGAGATTTACACGCATGTAGCATCAGAAACTGTAGTAGAAAAATTTCTATCTCATCATCCTAGAAATATCTAATCGCAATAATAAAACCATACTCCATTCTCTCTTTGCAAACGACAATCCTCCTTATCTTGAGCAGCGTTAACAGTACCTGAAGTTTCAGGATAGTAGTAGCGATAATCGTAAGGATAGTAGAAACTATAGGGGACCTGCTGAGCATCTTCCTGAAACTCCAACCCTATAACCTGGATTTTCCTAGGCAAAGCATAAGGTTTCTTTACAGAACTGGCAGATTGCGCAGCCGTAGAGGTAAACAAACAACCCATCAGAGCAAGACAAGACAAAACTCTCCGCATCTTCCTCATAAAATCACCAAAAAAAACTAAAACTCTAGTCTTTATTTTACTACGAATTAACAATTTTATGACGAATGAAGAAATGCCCAGGATAGGACTTGAACCTACATGCCGCGAAGCACTGGATCCTAAATCCAGCGTGTCTACCAATTTCACCACCTGGGCACAGAAAAAGCTGGGAGAGATCCCCAACTTGGGAATACAGTGATTTTGTCTTCTTACTTCCTTTTTGTAAATAAAAATTCGCGTCTCCCTCAGGATTAGTCATAATCGTTTAAACCATTCACAATCAAACTTGCAGGAAAATATCCTTTTTTATAAGTTTCATCGCCCTATATCCTCTGAATTTGTGCTTGCCAAACTATGAATACGCCCGTGCCTGTTGCAACGTCTACAGCTAACACTACCTTAAAAGAGGATGCTAGTGCCTCCTCTCAAACACAATCCTCTGGAATAATAAAAACAGCTTCTGGAGATATTGTTCTTACAACTTCTGCATCCGAAACTGCTAACTCTTCTTCCTGTTGCATATCAGAACTTTCTCTGCCCATTTTCCTTTCCTCGTCTTCTGGGACATCTCTTATGCAACAGAATCCTGACAACTTTAATATAGCATTTCTCTCTCCAGAAACCATAGAATTAGAAATACAGATTGCTGAGTTAATATCTGCCCTAGGACAAGCAGAAACCTTGAATTCAGAAGAACCTTGCCATAAACATCCCTCAACATCTAAGGAAGCCCTTCCACCTAAAGACGACAATTTCCTCACGGATTCCTTCCCCAAATTTGTACGTACAGAGTCTCCTGCTTATTCTTCTTCTAATCATTCTACGCATGGCGCGCATCAATCCTCTAAGAACCAGTCTCTTATTTCCACTCGAACATCTTCTCAAAGTCCATCCGTTGCCAGTTCAGAGAAAAGTCAAATCACGGCTCCCTTTGGTAAAGGAGGTTCTATTCCGGAACAACCTAAATCAAAGGAAAAATATAATGAGCTTCTCGCATCTGCTCACCACAAGCTTGCATCTTCTGATCATAAAATGAGCCCTCTCTCAGTTTTGAAGTCGCAGCAAAGCAATAAGGATAATCATTCTCAAGAAAGAAACCAGAAACAGGATCAACAAGAGCAAGAACAACAGGAAGAAAAAGACGAAAAAAACAAAAAAAATCTTCTATTAGGCTTCAAAGCATTGTTAAACCATCTACAAATAAAGTGTTATCTATTAACGACCTACGTTACGCACACGAAATGCGCCAGATGGAACAAGTTAGCGCTAATACATGTATTATATCAGGAGCTTTAAAAAAACGTCCTGTCTCTCCTATGAGCTTATTTCATAGTCAGACT from Chlamydia ibidis 10-1398/6 includes:
- a CDS encoding site-specific tyrosine recombinase XerD; protein product: MISKQFCDSILEQFILFLSVDRGLSRNSISAYCQDITLFLKINALESCDHISQETVLHFVEELHQRKEAETTLARRLISLKVFFHFLKDAKYLSVTPIIEHPKIWKRLPSVLSIEEVNALLSVPTKLRNISPMLRFRDSAILNTLYSTGIRVSELCGLCISDVNDEFIRVTGKGSKTRLVPLGRLAMDAIDRYLFPFREQLQKNNSEENHLFLTSKGKKIDRSCVWRRIQIYASHITTKRISPHSLRHAFATHLLNNKADLRIIQEMLGHARISSTEIYTHVASETVVEKFLSHHPRNI